gaaaatataaagaaatgaagtgtGGCTTGAGACTTTTGTACAGTATTGTAAATCTGTGGACACCACACTTTGTTACAACTGATTACAACATTCAGAGTTACTGGCTGATGTGTCCACCTTGAACCTTTCATCAAAGAAGCAAAGAAAACTGATGATTTAATCAAAGATGCAGTTTCATTCTGATTCAAGAAGCTGAAATGCTCAAACTGGAGGTCACATAATACACTGTATTTAATGTAGTGACTGAATAAGAAAACTAAAGAGCTGTGGTGCCTTCTAATCCACGAGTCTCCTGAAATCAATTTCCCAGTTCAGACAAAGGACAGGCACGAGTAGGAAATTATTAATAGAGCAAAGTATAATTGATAAGTTAATTATTCATAACCCCTTAAAATTTTGCATGTTCGGACCTGCCAGATGGGATTTCAAGCAGCTTCGTCTTCTTTTGAATATACCTAACCAACATGGATTTAGCTTTCAAGAGATCATTTGGCGCTaggagagagaaacacaaacacacgcacacaggtaGTGGAGGAAGTCCTTTAATGGCAAGGAAACAGGCAGAACTGGCAGAGGGAGATAAGACCCTCCAGTCGGTGTCCTAAACGTgaaaataaacaggaaaaaaaagggtGGGGGACcaaaggagagggagagagagaggggataGCAGTGGCGGGAGGGGAGAGGGGGTAATGAGTTCTCAGCCATGCAGAATAGCAGTACACCTCATCTCGTTATCCTCTTGTCTGGGTGGTGTTTTTGCTTTGTGAGATAACAAGTGGTTCACTGATTGTGGAGTTAGACAGGCTAAGTATgcttatttgtatttgtttagaGGAGAGCTTGTGGTCAGTGCGGCTGTTTTGGTGGACGTGAGGTCTGGTGTCTCGTGTTAAGTCGGCTTATATAACAGGTCGATGTGGAAGTGTTTGTTGTTAGTTAAACTGTATTAAATGTGTGCTGTATGTCTTCCACAGGCAACATAGTCCTTCGCCTTTGCAGGacattgtttgtgtttaaatatattttaatccTCTTAAAACTTCTTAAACTTCTACGTACTTCCAGTAATTACCATATTTCCATATTCACAGGCCATTAtactttattttgtcttttgtctgACGAGTTCTCGCCTTTACTGAAGGCTGCAGTATATTTCTGCTGCACCAGTCTGCCAGCATTAAAGTGGCACAGCTCCAGCAGTTTCTTATATACAGCTCTGGATGGCAGCCATTCGCTCAGACCCGCTGCCTCCTCTTCACATGGTGTACGCCACCCAGTAGATCACATTCACCACGGCGAAAGTGAAAGGAAACACGGCCCTGGCATAGATGTCGATGGTATCTGCATCAATGGGCTTGCAGACACACTTGGAACAgcacttcttcttctcttcctcgCGCTCCTCCGGTTGCCTGGATCTTCTCCGCCTCGGCTCCGTCTCCTCCGTTCCACCCTCCCCGGGAATTTCGCTGCTGGAACGCTGGGCTCGACCGTGGCGGCTGGAAATGACCACGCCCTGATTCATGCCGGTGACTGACAGGGAAAACAGAACCATTGCCTGTTTGCCGTTCTTTACAATAGACTGTGGAGAGGAGGAGACAGAGAAGCATCTAAGCATTTACCTGACAGAGCTCTATTCTGGCAAATTTGGCAAAAGTGACAATTCAACCCCTTTGCATTCATGAGGTCTACTACTATAACTTATAACTACTTTATAAGCAAAAGCTCTTAAGTATTTGGTCCATCCTGgtactttatattttataatgcttcattttttttaaataaacacacgactaaccctaaccctgtcAGTGGTTAAGGTAAGAGTTAATTGTGTGGTATTAATGATTATCATCTCTTTTGGCAGTTTTGATTACACCGTACTCACTAGAGCATAAGCGATCAGACCAATGTTGTCAGCTCATTTGCAAAACTATTGTTTCTGCATTTGTAATAGacaattaatataaatgtaagtaAAGAAGAGGCACTTCAACCATTTTTTGAGTGTTGatgttgcatagtttgtccaccagagggcgctgAGCTGAGTTGAGCGGAAggtaaacaagtaaataaataactaaataaaacaaaggcttgagaaatctgtttatgtttcGTATGTTTGAAAGAAAATTACATCGGCCATTTTATtgtaatattatattttaaaatactttgATATCTGCATCAGTATCAATGTAAAATACCCTATATCAGTTTGGCTCCTTTTTTTCCACAATCACTCCACTGCAACATTTAATTTTAATCGCTTCACTGCTCTGACAGGTAATCTGGTACGTTTAATATTTCTGAACTCATAGTTTTATAGCAGGTGCGGCCACTGTTATTCTGAAGGTTTACCTCAGTTATGATGGACACCAGCAACTTAAGAAGCTGACAGTATGATGAGAATCACTATTGCTTCCTGTGGGGCGATCATCTGTTTTCCCATTATGGTCTATAGAGATTCATGTCCTGCTGAAGGTCAGTGGGATGGATGCTTGTCAGCACCAAGGCCTGATGTCCGGCCTAGGTTTATGTTTAAGAGGTGCGCACAATTTAGTAGCAACACCCCCACCCTACCGCCCCGAAGCTCCAGATTGAAAGGTCTGCTGACAGGTGTACATGACGGAAATGATCGAATGAGTGATCCTCACCTCGGAGCTGAGCTTGCTGGCCTTGACCTTGGCTTTCTCTTTGAGTCGGTAGTCAGCGTTGTAGTGAGCAAAGGCGTACTCGATGAGGGCCGCGAACACAAACACGTAACAGATCCAGAAGTAGACATCTAACGCCTTGATGGCTGACGCTCGGGGCAAGGACGAGCGAGCGCTTACCATCAGCGTGGTCATGGTTAGAACAGTTGTAATCcctgaaaacaaagcaaaaatttGACTTCTGTGGATGTGGGGCTCTTGATTAGTGTTCTCAGACTGTAGGTTGGTTGGTCCCCTACTGTAGTCTAGACAACAGTATAAACTGTCAGTTAGGTGGTTAATCTAAGGTTTCCTAAGGGAACACTATCCCCTTTCTGTTGGTAGCTTTAAACAAAATGAGGAACaggattttcaaaaatatttggTGTACATATTCATCTTTCTCTCAGAGTGAATGTTGCTCATGTCCCATCATCTGGTCCAAATCTTCCAtttaaacttaaaaagacaGCCTCATCGGGCTGTCTGATGAGGCTGTCTTTTCTTGCTTTAACTAGAATGTTTGCAGCTCATCAGTGATTCTGTTGGCACATTCTGCAGAATTTTAGTCTTGAGAGGACATGAACGTTTGACTTGTCTCATCCTCATGCGTCAAATTCAAGGCCGGAGGGCCCGATCCCCCAAAATTTTAATTTAGCCTGCATGCAAATTTAGCATTTTGATATATTTTGGCCCACCAAGTTGTCTAGCTGTTGTCTGCATAGCATGTCCCCCAGTGTGTGCAGCCAAACAGAGGGGCACAACTTCATTGCACCTGCAAGTTAATAAGCTGCTTAACACTGACTGAAACAGACAGGACCATCGAGAGAGGTGGGAACTGAGAAGCTCTTTAGCTGTATCCATACTACATCAAGAAATAtatatcttcttcttctttgagtAAAATCTCAACATGAGCAAGCAGAGGGGATGGTTGAGGCAGGTGGGCAATTTTCAGACAGGAAACTGCAAAGTTCAATTGCGAAATTAAGGCTTACGTGCGTCTGATTTCATAGCAGAAGGTAAGGCTGCATGGCATATGTAAAATACTTAATCATAAATCCTttttaattaacaaaaaaataataataataaatacattttatttataaagcgccttTCAAGGACACCCAAGGACGCTGTACAATAGGATAAAATACATAATAGAACAATGACACAATGAaggacaataaaacaaaagcacaagataaaatgaacaaacagtgggttcacagtgaatatgcagatttgaacagatggtTTTGAGTTGagatttaaactgggggagagaaccaatGTTTCTTATATCTGGGGGGTAGAGATAACATATTCAGGCCTGTGAGGACATCTGTGTGAGACCTGAAGAAATATGTGCAGGAACTGAATtaaagatttattatttttgctttaacaTCAGCATGTATTGAGCTATGTTGTATCCTGTGATGGTCATCAATAGGCTGCTATGAGTTCCTTGTAACCACAATGCATTAGTTTGAATGTAACCCCACACGCAGTAAGActctaagaaaagaaaactgtcaTTTATGTGGTTTAACCTTTCAGAGGACGAACGAGCATCAACCTTCACTGAAATAACCCCTTTCgaaatgttcaaatatacttCATCCAATTAATACTAACCTAAGGATACACGAGCAGGAACTGCTGATTGGCTGATCCAGAAGGACACCCAGGACATTGCAACCAGTAATATCGAAGGCATGTACGACTGGATGATGTAGACACCTCGATTACGTCTCAGCTGGAAGCGAAGACTGAGCCTCGGAAAGCGCCCCGCTGTGAAGCAGACAACAAGTCACTTTGTTTCAAACCAAACATGCTAATTATTTATCATAAAGAGGCCATTGTTCTTCACAGGCTCTGACGCTAGGCAACATCTTTTGCCTCGCTTTTGCCCCTAGTGGCACAACTTCAAGATTTAACGCATAAAATGGTGTTGCAGCTGCATCTTCCCAGCAGCTACTGCTCTCATCTCCTAAATCTCCTGCCTGGCTCAGCAGCAAGTCTGCCTTGATGCAGTTCGTCTACGAATAGAATACAACCACAGAAGTGCCTCTGGTTGAAAAAAAGAAGTCATGCTTCAAGAAGTATGTGTAGAGTTCTCCAATACAAGAGGGACCAAAGTCCAAAACCACCACATACGTGTAAAACATAATACAggcacaaaacaacacaaaagagGGATGCTCACCTGATTTGAAATTCATCATCTCAGTGTCAAAGCGATAGTCTGTGATGGTGAACTGGGAAAGCTCTAATTTGTCCAAACCGTGAATGTGTCTCTGACTCTCCGACCAGTGATACACAATGTCCTCTGAGGAGTAACCAtctagaaaaacaacaacaacaacaaagacattTACCCGTCCAGCCGACACAGATGTGCGAGGTTCGCTCAACATTTAGCATTTTCATCCTGTCACAGACACTGTAACCTTTCACAAATGTCACCGTGCTCGCACAATGAAATGTTTCAGCAATAAActgaaataacatttttaacccATAAAGATGAATGTAGGAAAGAAGAAATGAACATTTAAGATAAATCCCAACTCACAGCTTTCCAAATCCAGCATGCATTCCTGTTCGTCCATGGGATACTTGGTAAGGTCCATGTCACACGCCACTGTCGAAGTGATTCTAGGAACAAAACGGCTCGCTTAATCAAACCCTGACACAGATGCTATTACAGTTTCTTcaatttgtcatttttcaaataaaaactaaattttcttttatcttctttttgcATGTTCATCAATACATCCTTCATTATTTAACTCCTGGTATAAAAATCTGACTCTTTTACGAAAAGTCCATTTAGTTACTATTCAtgcattcttatttttatttttttgctcaaAACAGCCTGCATCCAAACACAGCGCTAATGAGAACTGTTATATTTAACCAAAACAGTGCAGTCTGATCAAAACAATGACGAAAGACAGTGAAAATTTCTGGTGTGCTAAGATGAAACTGCAGAATTGTCTTATAATTTTCTGTAggcaaaagaaagagaagacaatgatctgtttgtttatacCGGCTACTATATAGAATCACTCCGTTAGGCTGCAGGCGGATCAGCTTGTTCTCTACGGTCACATCGTGAAACCAAGCAGATTTGGCGTTAACGATGAAGGTGTCGGGCAGCCACAGCTTGTCCACAAACCGACTGTCCAGTCCAAGAGTCTTGTTAGTGTGATTGTAGGACAAGCGGTCATCGTGCCAGCTCTGCCGCAGGAACACAGTCATGGTGTATTCCTGTCAGGAACACCACGGAATGTAAAACGGGAGACAGACTGTTAGGAATATTAGGTTCAATTATatttactttgtatttttaaaaatatatttaatttatttcattattcTGGACGGTTTTGGGAATAACTTATTTATATAGGAAAAATCGTTGGTGAGATTGTGTCAAAATATGAAattatttagaaaagaaaagtaattaCTCAATAAGAATTTTTAGTAAGAAGAGATTTTGGCCCTTCAATTAATGATGAATGCAACATTTAATTAAAGGGTCcaaacacatttcttttcaGACATAACCCTAAAACTGATATCACCGTTAAAATGCTGTTAATTATTGTTATAATCGCAAAATTGAAAAAGAATAATAACTCTTTTGTCACTATATTGTAGATTTGAATTAAATATTTTCTTCCTATTGCAAGAGATTTCAGCAAAATGTGACACTGAACTTCCTACCAAACAGAAatatagaaagaaaagaaaacacaaaaagccaTCTTCAAACGCCTGGTGAGCCACACAAATGCAGATCTGGCTGcaaatgcagaaaaacacaaccAAAGAGTGAAATACCGCAATTAGCATCAAACAGCATAAACCACCAGAGAGGAGGctgaaaaagaagcaaacaatGCTGGAGCACACATGCCGCACTGGCTGGTGACGTGAGTAACTACTGTGGTGCTTTTTTAGTATTCTGCTTGCATAATTCAGATATTACTGCAGCAGTTCAGTGTCCGGTTGTGTTTTATGTGTCCTCACAGCATAAAAGCAATAAAGCACTTGGCTTTATTGTCTTACTTTGCAGCCTTTCCCTGAATACTGTGCACTTTGTGTTTTAGTTTCATTGCTCTTTTGGCTACCACACTTTGGACTTTATTTCAGAtgttaagcaaaaaaaaaacatattgaaTTGAAGCGTTTTAAGATTAAACTCCTTCTTTCATGATAGACATGGCGCCGCTCACGATTACAAGGTTACGCAAAATGATATTTGTGCAAAACATGAATTGCCCCATTGGATTTGATATTTCACTTTACAAAATCCATGAAAGTCTGAAATTATCCAACAACTCGCCCGATGTGTCACAAATGTTCACACTGAATGCGTTTAAACCTTCGAGTGGGATATGTCAGGATTATGCAAATAGTAAATCTTTGATCGTTGCGACAGTTGTGAAGTGATGATAGAGAATCTCGGTGCAGAAAGAAGGAGCGAGTGTCTGTTCTTTACCATGTTGGCTTCAGAGATGTGGTCAATGCTGGCTACTTCTATAGCCATGGCCACGTTCACGGGCGGACCTGCAGAGGaaatggtgagaaaaaaaaagggcaaaCCTTTGCCCTCCCCATCTCAAACACCCACCCACGCCACTTCTCTGATTCCCATTCTGGTCCCTCCCATCCTAACTCCATAACCCATCTGTTTTTCTCCCATCCACCTTCCTCCCACGTCCAAACACTCCTACGGTGCATAGAGATTAAGCATTATCCAGTTTAGCCATGCGAAGTGGCACATCACACAATGGGCATTCATAAACAACACTGGGCTTTCATGGACTTGCACAGAGAGAGCTTCTGCCAACattcacacgcacgcacacatacgCTGTAGCGTTCACTCAACAGTTTGCCATATGATTAGCATGGAGCGTGCAGCAGTCATCGAATGCTAGAGGGCAGAAACtacagggggggggggctcaGTGATGCAGAACAGAAAggctatttaaaatatattaaacatTAAGGAATCATTTCCCATCATTCAACACCTCCCCATGCCATTTTGGGTAATTTATATTTTCAACACCAAATGCAAGTGAATGGGAAAAGGTTTTCAGTTGTATGCTTATTGTATGTTGATGTAAATGGGAGAGTTTAGAGGGCGATGTGATTCTATTCTCCAGCGCAGGTACAAAGATGACTATAACATTTGTTAAACAGCTATTTTACCAACTCTGGTTAGTAAATATAATAGAAAATATTTCGCTGTATATTAGAATGAAGCACAATGTGTAGCATTACCATAGAAACGTGGCATTGATTTTGTTTGCTACCACTCTAATTATGCAAATAGATTAAAATTCcagaaaaatgttttacagCATTATCAGTTCAGAAACTTTGCATTTGCAAATAGGCTTTGCACTCTGGAAACCTTGGCAGCACATATTGATGTTTACAGTGGGAAAAGTTGTTACTGTATATTAGTTTCTTGCATTATATAAAAAGAGACTCCACTTCCACTGCAGAACTAATCCTCCCTTACTGTTAAAATGATGTGAGATTGGAAACATTCAGACACTTTGGTTCATAATATGGTTTTCAACTTTCAAATCAGGTTTTGTGTAGTTATCAATTCTTCTAATATTCAGTGTTCAAGTGAGGCGATAACAAGATCCATAAATtttatgtaaagaaaaaaatacattgtGCTTTTTTTATGAAACAATCTGTCTGTCACGTCTTTTCTTTACATCTTGTGCATCACTATCCTTACAAATTATATTTATcttgcaaaaacatttttcataatTATCATATATTTAAGGCCCTGTTATTGCTCCATATTAATAGCATGGGGTGGGATTTGAGTGAAAGAAACTGCCCCGAAATAACAGACATGATTCCCCAGTGGTCACAACAGCCTTCCATTTAGCTTCCTTTTTCAACACATTAAAATGTGACATAAATAGAAATGCAGTGACCACATGATGTTGCATTATGATTCTCTGCATCATGCACAGGGTGGTATGTGTGTGGCGATAGCGGCACTCTTGCCCCACATTTTCACCTTTCCTCAGCTGAGTTAAGCTGTGAGATTGAGAAATCTATTGCTGTGGTCattgaatgtttcacatttggCAGCCATTCTTAGCAAATTCTCCAGAGCAGCACACAATGTTTGTGCCACCGCTCCACTCCGGCGTGTCCTCCTGCAAAGCCTCtctttaataaatgttttttgtgtgtgtccttAACAAACTGTTCACCTGTCAGCATATGTATttgttaggggtgcaacgatacacaaaattcacggttcggttcaatactttggtgtcacggttcgatattttttcgatacaaaaaaaatgttcatgcctttttaatttgtcatttattaaaattataaatatatattttaactcaaaagtacagtttttaaatttaaccctaacccttgtgcgtgttttttattttgacagcgaatgcgcacctgcggaccacttatgtgcagccccggttatatagctcgtcatattgcagccacagaaattattttgtccatgaaaccataaagctgcactttctttttgccttatagtctgatttgtcataacttctccgttttgtggtaagcttttctttggctgtcacttcttcaccctgacctgtcttatttggctcagcagaactaaaatatatatctgtctgtgaaggttctcagtcatccaggtcatcgtagtcaaatataaatcctgctgcttttacaca
This region of Maylandia zebra isolate NMK-2024a linkage group LG20, Mzebra_GT3a, whole genome shotgun sequence genomic DNA includes:
- the gabrd gene encoding gamma-aminobutyric acid receptor subunit delta isoform X1 is translated as MEIPTFLFSSLALLFVGGDIFTRAMLSDVGDYVGTDIEISWLPNLDDLMKGYARNFRPGIGGPPVNVAMAIEVASIDHISEANMEYTMTVFLRQSWHDDRLSYNHTNKTLGLDSRFVDKLWLPDTFIVNAKSAWFHDVTVENKLIRLQPNGVILYSSRITSTVACDMDLTKYPMDEQECMLDLESYGYSSEDIVYHWSESQRHIHGLDKLELSQFTITDYRFDTEMMNFKSAGRFPRLSLRFQLRRNRGVYIIQSYMPSILLVAMSWVSFWISQSAVPARVSLGITTVLTMTTLMVSARSSLPRASAIKALDVYFWICYVFVFAALIEYAFAHYNADYRLKEKAKVKASKLSSESIVKNGKQAMVLFSLSVTGMNQGVVISSRHGRAQRSSSEIPGEGGTEETEPRRRRSRQPEEREEEKKKCCSKCVCKPIDADTIDIYARAVFPFTFAVVNVIYWVAYTM
- the gabrd gene encoding gamma-aminobutyric acid receptor subunit delta isoform X2, producing the protein MTVFLRQSWHDDRLSYNHTNKTLGLDSRFVDKLWLPDTFIVNAKSAWFHDVTVENKLIRLQPNGVILYSSRITSTVACDMDLTKYPMDEQECMLDLESYGYSSEDIVYHWSESQRHIHGLDKLELSQFTITDYRFDTEMMNFKSAGRFPRLSLRFQLRRNRGVYIIQSYMPSILLVAMSWVSFWISQSAVPARVSLGITTVLTMTTLMVSARSSLPRASAIKALDVYFWICYVFVFAALIEYAFAHYNADYRLKEKAKVKASKLSSESIVKNGKQAMVLFSLSVTGMNQGVVISSRHGRAQRSSSEIPGEGGTEETEPRRRRSRQPEEREEEKKKCCSKCVCKPIDADTIDIYARAVFPFTFAVVNVIYWVAYTM